The region AGTTTGGCGCAGCCCAGCGTGACGCTGGATGGGCAAACCCAAGAGATCGCGGTCGGGGCGGTGGGGACGGCGCTGGTGTCGGGGATGCCGTTGGGCAGTTTCACCGCCGCCGTGGCGGGTAAGCTGCGCTTCGATGCCGAACAGGGGGCCTTTTACCTCGATCAACCCCGGCTCGCCGAATTCCACTCCCCCGGTTTAAGCCCCCTGTACGAAAAGACGGTCAAGGTGGTGGCTGGGGCGCTACTCACCGACTGGTTGACCAAACACCCCATCTACACCCTGAAAGAGGACTCCCTCAAAGAAAAACTGCTCAAGGCGACCCTGGAGGAGGTGGTCGTCGAGGATGGGCAGTTGCGGGTGCGGCTGAAGTTGATGTGAGGGAACGAGCGGTGGCGGCGGCGCTCAGCCTTGGGTATCGATCCCCCCAAGCCGAAGGAGAGCCCCCATGCGCCCGCTGTTCGCCCTGCTGACCCTGCTGCTGACCTCCTGCGCCTCGATCCCCTCCGGCGTAACCCCCGTTTCCGATTTCAACCTGGAGCGCTACCTCGGCACCTGGCACGAGATTGCCCGGCTCGACCACTCCTTCGAACGGGGGCTGACCGGGGTGACCGCCACCTATTCGCTGCGCGACGACGGCGGGGTGCGGGTGCTCAATCGGGGGTTCGATCCAGAAAAGGGGCAGTGGCGGCAAGCCGAGGGGAAAGCCTACTTTCTAGGCGACCCCGCCACCGCCAGCCTGAAGGTCTCGTTCTTCGGCCCCTTCTACGGTGGCTACCACATCCTCGATCTCGATCCCGATTACCAAGTGGCGCTGGTGGCGGGCAACGACCGGGATTACCTGTGGATTCTGGCCCGACAACCCGAGATCGACGCAGCGACCCGCGATGCCCTTCTGAAGAAAGCCAAGGACTTGGGGTTTGCGACCGAGGCTTTGATTTGGGTCGAGCCGGGACCGGCTCAATAAACGGCGAACAGCAGCAACCCACCCACGCCCAGGGCGAGCAACACCATGATGGCCACCCTGTTGTCGCGCCACCACAGCCCCCGCATGAACGAGGTGGGGACCTGAACGGCGCTGGGCAGCAGCGGCAGCATATGGCGGGCGATCTCGATGTCGGGGTAGATCGACAGCGGGGTGCGCTTGGGGGTGGCAAAGCCAGTAGCCCAACAGTGAATTGGCCCTAAACAAAAGTCACGACCAGCCCAAGAACGACGAGCCACAGCCAGAATCCCCACACCAAGGCAGGGTGTTTTCGCAACCACCGTTTGCCGATGTCGCGGGTCGATTCCGGTTTTGCCCGGTGGAGCAAGGGCAACACCAATCGTTCGATGTCTCTGCGGGGATAGAGCGAAAGCGGGGTCGTCGAGCCCTGCACCACCAGGAAGGTCCGGTTGCTGATCGCCTGTTCGATGGGAGCGGAGACGATGCTGCCGTTTTGGTTTAACCACATCCGGTCGTCGTACATGCCGAGTTGATGGAAACGTAGATTCTCCAATCCAATGGATGCGACCAGAAAGGGGATCGATAACACCATCCAAGTCCAGGTGGCTTCGTGACTCAAAGGATGGCCCATCTCCTTGAACCAAAATGGCAACCAAGGCAAGAGGTTGGTCAGCGCTATCACCACCCCTAGGATTATGACTAAGCGGTTGGAGGGGGCGATCCATTGGACGGCTGGATCGGCGAGGGGTGCAGGAAGGCGGGCTTGGGCCTGCGCCTTCAGGTGCTGTTCGACCCGCCAATCCAAGAAGTGGGCATGACGAGGCAGCAGCAGGACGGCGAGGTACACCAGGACTGCGATCCCCGCCAGGAATCCCCAGGCCCCCACCGTTCCCTTGAACCCCCACGATATGGCTGCCAGCAGCCCCAAGAAGAGGCTCAACCCAAAGAAGATTTGGGCTCCGAGATGCCATGCCGCGACGACGGTTTGCCGTGGGCTCGGCGCTTCCGGTTTCGCGATCTCCGCCGTCGCCCCATCCCCCTTTTTCCGCTGTTGCCGCCATGCCGCCACCCCCAAACCGCCGAACATCAGCATCAACCCCCACAGGGCGACGTCGGCCACGGTTTTGTACTGCCCCTGCCGGGCCTGTTGCGGGGCCAGGCGGGCGGTCAGTTCAGGCCATGCCAGATCGTCCAGGGGATATCCGTCGAGGCTGAAACGGAGCACCCGGCGCAAACCGATGTCGGCCACAATCACCCGATCCCGCCATGCCGTCAGATCGAGCGCCATGCTCCCCTCGGGCAGGGGGACATCGGCAATCGCCTTGCCGCTGTCGTCCACCCGGATCAAACCGCC is a window of Proteobacteria bacterium CG1_02_64_396 DNA encoding:
- a CDS encoding lipocalin; translation: MRPLFALLTLLLTSCASIPSGVTPVSDFNLERYLGTWHEIARLDHSFERGLTGVTATYSLRDDGGVRVLNRGFDPEKGQWRQAEGKAYFLGDPATASLKVSFFGPFYGGYHILDLDPDYQVALVAGNDRDYLWILARQPEIDAATRDALLKKAKDLGFATEALIWVEPGPAQ